Proteins encoded together in one Nostoc sp. PCC 7524 window:
- a CDS encoding AAA family ATPase — MLKRIYIDNFRCLVNFELNFDAINLFLGGNGSGKSTVFDALRRLQLFVIGGHQIEAVFPIFQCTRWQNLSIQRFEIEVAGNQGNYKYELAIEHHQNKSRIHYERLWYEQQPLIKYEQGEVEIFDDNYSPSPKYPFDFSQSVLSLLQPRNDNTKLTWFKYRIERFIIVQIIPSLMLDGSDQEQKILSPKMENFVAWYRYISQDQGKVAEIINVLKNVLDNFSSLKFEQFSDNYRALKLKFTSSENRKTIIDYYLGELSDGQKALLALYTLVYCTQSEDYTLCIDEPENFLALPEIQPWLTQLYDFCSEKKMQALLISHHPELINYLLASPIGYWFERQSNAPVRVKKISNEAAVDVSLPISELIARGWLHESA, encoded by the coding sequence ATGTTAAAACGAATTTATATTGATAACTTTCGATGCTTGGTGAATTTTGAACTTAACTTTGATGCAATTAATTTATTTCTTGGCGGTAATGGTTCAGGTAAATCAACTGTTTTTGACGCTTTGCGGAGACTGCAACTTTTTGTAATTGGTGGTCATCAAATAGAAGCAGTTTTTCCTATTTTTCAATGTACTCGTTGGCAGAATTTATCAATTCAACGTTTTGAGATAGAAGTAGCTGGGAATCAAGGAAATTACAAATATGAACTAGCAATTGAGCATCATCAAAACAAAAGCCGTATTCACTATGAACGCCTATGGTATGAGCAGCAACCTTTAATAAAATATGAACAAGGTGAAGTAGAAATATTCGATGATAATTACTCACCAAGCCCAAAATACCCCTTTGATTTTTCCCAGTCAGTTTTATCTTTATTACAACCACGTAATGATAACACAAAATTAACTTGGTTCAAATACCGCATAGAGCGATTTATCATTGTACAAATAATTCCGTCGTTGATGCTTGATGGTAGTGATCAAGAACAAAAAATCTTGAGTCCTAAAATGGAAAATTTTGTGGCTTGGTATCGCTATATTTCACAAGATCAGGGAAAAGTAGCTGAAATAATTAACGTTCTAAAGAATGTATTGGACAATTTTTCAAGTTTGAAATTTGAACAGTTCAGTGATAACTATCGTGCTTTGAAATTAAAATTTACATCTAGTGAAAACCGAAAAACAATAATTGATTATTACCTTGGAGAATTATCAGATGGGCAGAAAGCTTTGTTAGCTTTATATACGCTGGTTTATTGTACTCAATCTGAAGACTATACATTATGTATAGATGAACCAGAAAATTTTTTAGCCCTCCCAGAAATTCAACCTTGGTTAACTCAGCTTTATGATTTTTGTAGCGAGAAAAAAATGCAGGCTTTGCTCATCTCTCACCATCCTGAACTCATTAATTATCTTCTAGCATCGCCTATAGGTTATTGGTTTGAGCGTCAAAGTAATGCTCCTGTACGTGTGAAAAAAATTAGTAATGAAGCTGCTGTTGATGTTAGCTTGCCAATTTCAGAATTAATTGCGCGGGGATGGCTGCATGAGTCAGCGTAG
- a CDS encoding hybrid sensor histidine kinase/response regulator, producing MITNTEIREQGYIYFLAEAPDLLETIEQELLSLSESHCIATVHNLMRATHTIKGGAATVGLEIIKMIAHSLEDVFKSLYNPDVIIDSELQTLLHQAYECLNLALKAEFSGGVINDEGLLQRATSVFAQIQTKLGDAFGDDSHIPTSEELGFDIVQSIFDTGVKQRLESIAEAIKNTSNQTEFIEFLTSQSEVFLGLAESLNLPGFGEIAQTILAALQANPTQVHQIAEIALANLQQAKQEILAGDRTRGGEPTAALQQLTLAPEATNTHTVNAPSLDREEEFYQFLTTSGNNKNECIKPITAKFYLKVIRYIFGWFNHEMAIPESELSLDMLITNHEGETFLSYVDSWLNQFLEFIRSDDDSESLCIYRQGMISIILLAVAKFQYSTKKSDHSIPFIQALQNKISLLAAEYKKHPPVSAEEKNWSDSPDLQKLLLLKEIAKPQSMINDNLLETIWGGETNQNSSEDLEIQSDEQVNADDSEKSLVVSEQISTEITETAIDVVNEQIDDKEEKSLSYQQKKNQQSSLIRVDVEGLQRINYLAGESLIYQKRRTLNDEQTQEILERLLQQLSRHQETLNQLRDLPLQMHNLTSESSQDFASVKFDALEMDVYTEFHLTLHEAIEETLQLQETTESIDLLLKQATQINDKQQKLALTMIDNLVEARMLPLGNILNRLPQMVKKLGNVYQKSVELRLTGTGLLIDKAIAEKIYDPILQLVRNAFDHGIESPQLRRERGKPEQGVIEICAYHQGSQTVIEVRDDGQGLNLDKICKKASELKLNPANDRWQESDLLDVMFAPGFSTADQVSEISGRGMGLEIVRSQLQTLNGSISVQSLPNQGTTFILKIPFSMTTDQLMLVQAGGTIYALLLDSIEKIVIPSSQQIQEFEGKKVLHWHPENDETMVSLYQLSELMSYNNSFPHRVNNQNLLPDTNTEVMNNPVLVLRRNHGVFALEVDQIIGEQELVIRPLGNAIAPPKYIYGCSSLANGTLILVIDGALLLQSVEMQATLDSDALPGDNSANNQALPVSESTLKPIPLLAASKPTNLVKEAPSQSIEAPYKSSIVVLVVDDAISLRQTVSLTLQKSGYQVIQAQNGIEALEQLHRHPEIQIVISDLEMPRMNGFELLSNIRQNPNVSKLPIVILTSRSAEKHRQLAQELGAQGYLTKPYLEHELLATIEKLMNTVKQNSNQLVTA from the coding sequence ATGATTACCAACACTGAAATTCGTGAACAGGGCTATATTTATTTCCTAGCAGAAGCCCCAGACTTATTAGAAACTATTGAACAGGAATTATTAAGTTTATCGGAAAGTCATTGCATAGCCACAGTACATAACTTAATGCGGGCAACCCATACGATTAAAGGTGGTGCTGCTACTGTTGGGCTAGAGATAATTAAGATGATTGCCCACTCTTTAGAAGATGTGTTTAAGTCTCTCTATAACCCAGATGTCATCATAGATTCTGAACTACAAACGCTGTTACATCAAGCTTATGAATGCTTGAATTTAGCATTAAAAGCAGAATTCTCAGGGGGTGTAATTAATGATGAAGGACTCTTACAACGAGCAACTTCAGTATTTGCCCAAATTCAAACCAAATTAGGTGACGCATTTGGTGATGATAGCCATATACCTACTTCTGAAGAATTGGGATTTGATATTGTACAATCTATATTTGATACTGGTGTTAAACAACGTTTAGAAAGTATCGCTGAGGCTATTAAAAACACCTCAAATCAAACAGAATTCATCGAGTTTTTAACTTCCCAATCCGAGGTATTTCTGGGTTTGGCAGAGTCTTTAAATTTACCTGGTTTTGGAGAAATTGCTCAAACAATACTGGCAGCATTGCAAGCAAATCCGACTCAAGTACACCAGATCGCAGAGATTGCTTTGGCCAATTTGCAGCAAGCAAAACAAGAAATTTTAGCAGGCGATCGCACCCGTGGTGGCGAACCTACTGCGGCTTTACAACAACTCACATTAGCCCCAGAAGCAACAAATACCCACACTGTAAATGCTCCATCTTTAGATAGAGAAGAGGAATTTTATCAATTTTTAACAACATCTGGTAATAATAAAAATGAATGTATTAAACCTATCACAGCTAAATTTTACTTAAAAGTGATTCGCTATATTTTCGGATGGTTTAATCACGAAATGGCAATACCAGAATCAGAATTATCTCTGGATATGTTGATTACCAATCATGAAGGTGAAACTTTTCTAAGTTATGTTGATAGCTGGCTGAATCAATTCCTAGAGTTTATTCGCAGTGATGATGATAGCGAAAGCTTATGTATTTATCGGCAAGGGATGATTTCAATTATCCTTTTGGCAGTTGCTAAATTCCAGTATTCCACTAAAAAATCTGACCATAGTATTCCTTTTATCCAAGCATTACAAAATAAAATTAGTTTACTAGCCGCAGAATATAAAAAACATCCTCCTGTGTCTGCCGAGGAAAAAAATTGGTCTGACAGTCCTGATTTACAAAAACTGTTATTGCTGAAAGAGATAGCCAAACCTCAATCTATGATTAATGACAACCTCCTAGAAACCATCTGGGGAGGAGAAACTAATCAAAACTCATCTGAGGATTTAGAGATTCAATCAGATGAGCAAGTTAATGCTGATGATAGTGAAAAATCTTTAGTTGTTAGTGAGCAAATAAGTACAGAAATCACAGAGACAGCAATTGATGTTGTGAATGAGCAAATAGACGATAAAGAAGAGAAATCTTTATCTTACCAACAAAAGAAAAATCAACAAAGCTCATTAATTCGTGTTGATGTAGAGGGACTCCAACGGATTAATTACCTGGCTGGTGAATCATTAATTTACCAAAAACGGCGCACATTAAATGACGAACAAACACAAGAAATTTTGGAAAGACTTTTGCAGCAACTGAGCAGACATCAAGAAACCTTAAATCAGTTACGTGATTTACCATTACAGATGCACAATCTTACTTCAGAATCTAGCCAAGATTTTGCATCGGTGAAGTTTGATGCCTTAGAAATGGATGTCTATACAGAATTTCATTTAACATTACACGAAGCCATAGAAGAGACACTGCAATTACAAGAGACGACAGAATCAATTGATTTACTTCTTAAGCAAGCTACCCAAATCAATGACAAGCAACAAAAATTGGCTTTGACGATGATCGATAATTTAGTCGAAGCCAGAATGCTACCTTTAGGTAATATTTTAAATCGCCTTCCCCAGATGGTGAAGAAACTGGGTAATGTCTATCAAAAATCAGTGGAATTGCGACTCACTGGTACAGGCTTACTGATAGATAAGGCGATCGCCGAAAAAATTTACGATCCCATCTTACAATTAGTGCGTAATGCTTTTGACCACGGTATTGAATCCCCCCAACTTCGCCGGGAACGCGGTAAACCAGAACAGGGTGTAATTGAAATCTGTGCCTATCATCAAGGTAGTCAGACAGTCATTGAGGTGAGAGATGATGGACAGGGATTGAATTTAGACAAGATTTGCAAAAAAGCTAGTGAACTAAAATTAAATCCAGCAAATGATCGCTGGCAGGAATCAGATTTATTAGATGTCATGTTTGCACCAGGATTTTCTACTGCTGATCAGGTGAGTGAAATTTCTGGAAGAGGAATGGGCTTGGAGATTGTCCGTTCTCAATTGCAAACACTTAACGGCTCAATTTCGGTGCAATCTTTGCCCAATCAAGGCACAACATTTATCCTCAAAATTCCTTTCTCTATGACTACCGACCAATTAATGTTAGTCCAAGCTGGTGGTACTATTTACGCTTTATTACTAGATAGTATCGAAAAAATTGTCATTCCCTCATCGCAACAAATCCAAGAATTTGAAGGCAAAAAAGTTCTGCACTGGCACCCAGAGAATGATGAAACTATGGTCAGCCTCTATCAACTATCAGAGTTAATGTCTTATAATAATTCCTTTCCTCACAGGGTCAATAATCAAAATTTACTACCTGACACTAACACAGAAGTGATGAATAATCCTGTGTTAGTGTTGAGGCGTAATCATGGTGTTTTTGCTTTAGAAGTTGACCAAATTATTGGTGAACAGGAATTAGTCATCAGACCTTTAGGAAATGCGATCGCTCCACCAAAATACATATATGGTTGTAGTAGCTTGGCTAATGGAACCTTAATTTTAGTAATTGATGGTGCTTTATTACTCCAGTCTGTAGAAATGCAAGCCACACTAGATAGTGATGCTTTACCAGGAGATAATTCGGCAAATAATCAAGCCTTACCAGTGTCAGAGTCTACTCTGAAACCAATACCACTATTGGCTGCTTCTAAACCTACAAACCTTGTAAAAGAAGCCCCCAGCCAATCTATAGAAGCGCCTTACAAATCATCAATAGTAGTTTTAGTAGTAGATGATGCTATTAGCCTGCGTCAAACTGTTTCGTTAACACTACAAAAATCTGGTTATCAAGTCATACAAGCACAGAATGGGATAGAAGCTTTAGAACAATTACACCGACACCCTGAGATTCAGATAGTGATTTCAGATTTAGAAATGCCGCGCATGAATGGGTTTGAATTATTAAGTAATATTCGACAAAACCCCAATGTGTCCAAATTACCTATAGTGATTCTCACTTCTCGCAGTGCCGAAAAACATCGTCAACTGGCTCAAGAATTAGGAGCTCAAGGTTACTTAACTAAGCCTTATTTAGAACATGAATTGCTAGCTACAATTGAGAAATTAATGAATACAGTTAAACAGAATTCAAATCAGTTAGTTACTGCGTAG
- a CDS encoding precorrin-8X methylmutase — MNSGCLTIKELTRAVGGGITPRMVRHYHELGLLPQPVRSPSNYRLYTETDVMRLQRIMALKQQGFQLNHIRQILEVEPELNTNPNLMAQLQQQYRAVIQQISQLRQTAAALEGLLGRDRHCQILQAEVLAQLKLLEVETQTGLGSLEKLWHGLDAEVHTHSEVFAESLHHLLPDLSNRSEIEQHLISQLVLACGDVSLVSFVRVSQGAIAASRVALAAGCDIVVDIPTIAAAVDQTRLAHLGCQVTNLIDNPHVNTVTEAEQEFWQHQEWQGRLEQVNEGCILVIGYTPSVLLTVCTLIQQQKIQPSLVIGMPIGFSHAPAAKRQLTQQNIPFITIEGTIGGGLLAATALNSLVESLIDKPDCHCYLS; from the coding sequence ATGAACTCTGGTTGTTTGACGATTAAAGAACTGACACGAGCTGTAGGAGGTGGAATTACACCCCGGATGGTACGACATTACCATGAGTTAGGTTTACTGCCCCAGCCAGTGCGATCGCCTAGTAATTATCGTCTCTACACCGAAACCGATGTGATGAGGCTGCAACGGATTATGGCACTGAAGCAGCAAGGTTTCCAACTCAACCACATTCGCCAAATTCTAGAGGTAGAACCAGAATTAAATACCAACCCTAATTTAATGGCGCAATTACAACAACAGTATCGGGCGGTAATACAGCAAATTTCCCAACTGCGCCAAACAGCCGCAGCCTTAGAAGGATTATTAGGGCGCGATCGCCATTGTCAAATTCTACAGGCAGAAGTATTAGCCCAACTCAAGTTATTAGAAGTAGAAACCCAAACTGGATTGGGTAGTTTAGAAAAACTTTGGCATGGCTTAGACGCAGAGGTTCACACTCACTCAGAAGTGTTTGCAGAATCTTTGCACCACTTACTCCCGGATTTATCCAACCGTTCCGAGATAGAACAACATTTAATTTCTCAGTTAGTTTTGGCTTGTGGTGATGTCAGCTTAGTGTCTTTTGTTAGAGTCAGTCAGGGCGCAATTGCAGCTAGTCGAGTCGCCCTTGCTGCTGGTTGCGACATAGTGGTGGACATTCCCACCATTGCGGCAGCTGTAGATCAAACTCGATTAGCTCATCTAGGCTGCCAAGTAACAAATTTAATTGACAATCCCCACGTTAATACTGTCACAGAAGCCGAACAAGAATTCTGGCAACATCAGGAATGGCAAGGCAGATTAGAGCAAGTAAATGAAGGTTGTATATTAGTAATTGGTTATACTCCTTCAGTATTACTAACAGTCTGTACACTGATTCAGCAGCAAAAAATTCAACCCTCCCTAGTAATTGGGATGCCCATAGGCTTTAGTCATGCTCCCGCCGCCAAGCGGCAACTAACGCAGCAAAATATACCCTTTATCACTATTGAAGGGACTATTGGTGGCGGCTTACTAGCTGCTACTGCTCTAAACTCCCTCGTTGAGTCATTAATCGACAAGCCAGATTGCCATTGTTATCTCAGTTAG